From the genome of Hydrogenophaga sp. PBL-H3, one region includes:
- a CDS encoding PRTRC system protein B, translating into MDFKVNSVGADYKLAHALLVYQSSQDGRAYVTKHPVALSEGRPVVRPGRPLTEGDFKDLVEGLKPKDRPAIQWQDPRVLAKGMGRMIWWTAPTKRAMFFKESTFASGTFEGNAVCPNPGLIFMSTDTELYVFAFRGDGAPTQETHLCQAPFFNVWSQGKVCVGNARVPNDDQKGDPSSWERFFFGSLFTHPNFTEKDRLTKGVSPVKFWQSQVKKPTNAFPEKVLVDINIKVADLLKLDFFERKHVRAQGEF; encoded by the coding sequence ATGGACTTCAAAGTCAACAGCGTTGGCGCCGACTACAAGTTGGCGCACGCACTTCTGGTGTACCAAAGCTCACAGGACGGACGCGCGTACGTGACAAAGCATCCCGTTGCGTTGTCTGAAGGGCGTCCAGTGGTCCGACCAGGTCGTCCTCTAACGGAGGGCGACTTCAAGGATCTCGTGGAAGGCCTCAAGCCAAAAGATCGCCCAGCGATTCAATGGCAAGACCCCCGCGTCCTCGCAAAGGGCATGGGTCGCATGATCTGGTGGACGGCGCCTACAAAACGGGCAATGTTCTTCAAGGAAAGCACCTTCGCCTCTGGCACCTTCGAAGGCAATGCGGTCTGTCCCAATCCTGGGCTGATCTTCATGTCCACCGATACAGAGTTGTACGTCTTCGCCTTCCGGGGCGACGGCGCACCAACACAAGAAACGCACCTCTGCCAAGCGCCTTTTTTCAATGTGTGGTCGCAGGGAAAAGTCTGTGTCGGCAACGCCCGCGTCCCAAACGACGATCAAAAGGGTGACCCAAGCTCGTGGGAGCGGTTCTTCTTTGGATCACTGTTCACACACCCCAACTTCACCGAGAAGGACCGGCTGACCAAAGGCGTTTCGCCGGTCAAGTTCTGGCAGAGCCAGGTGAAAAAGCCCACCAACGCCTTCCCCGAGAAGGTGCTGGTGGATATCAACATCAAGGTCGCTGATCTGCTCAAGCTCGATTTCTTCGAGCGAAAGCATGTTCGCGCTCAAGGAGAGTTCTGA
- a CDS encoding PRTRC system protein A, producing the protein MNDFDKAIAEAFPLVAAPKKEPLDARVGSGIRYVVGSNGLAREVMLPFMRVVHMVSGFGPKVNLPYGAVEPVAEMWFEGIPRELIREFKQAAIDALPNEVAGAFIWDECSNDFRFAKRETLVANGGYVSYREVKLEQGEHLVVDVHSHASHPAFFSSTDDKDDNGSMKFSLVLGNVDTPSVSSAFRLNLAGYTFPASIDADGNVEVKL; encoded by the coding sequence ATGAACGATTTCGATAAAGCCATTGCGGAAGCGTTTCCGCTGGTGGCGGCCCCCAAAAAGGAGCCGTTGGATGCACGTGTTGGAAGCGGCATCCGCTACGTCGTCGGCTCCAACGGGCTTGCGCGCGAAGTGATGCTGCCGTTCATGCGTGTGGTGCACATGGTGTCCGGTTTCGGTCCAAAGGTGAACCTGCCCTACGGGGCAGTGGAGCCGGTGGCTGAGATGTGGTTCGAGGGTATCCCCCGCGAGCTCATCCGTGAGTTCAAACAAGCCGCCATCGATGCGCTGCCCAACGAGGTTGCCGGTGCGTTCATCTGGGATGAGTGCAGCAACGACTTCCGTTTTGCCAAACGAGAGACGCTTGTCGCCAATGGCGGCTACGTCTCGTACCGTGAAGTGAAGCTGGAACAAGGTGAGCACCTGGTGGTGGACGTGCACAGTCACGCATCGCATCCAGCGTTCTTTTCGTCTACGGATGACAAGGATGACAACGGGTCCATGAAGTTCAGCCTCGTGCTGGGCAACGTGGATACACCCAGCGTGAGTTCTGCTTTTCGCCTGAACCTTGCCGGGTACACATTCCCGGCGAGCATCGATGCAGATGGAAACGTGGAGGTGAAGCTGTGA
- a CDS encoding PRTRC system protein F, translating into METAEIRPARSQARSLPSLPEISSEVPASLQRANTRSQILARLVLAAEAHGLKLPGGPFAQVNDVLTQQWAQYCDAVSPELGRLLLGEPEILVSDDLLDVVINARPDINTFFMKAVVETLEKVAAGLGWFVVSVLQSARGSGFAFYDLTVVSYHLESRFWDLDEFTDECYASHLLMEEGDREYGDDSKPTEDDMARLREQYQFWPSQILEAAGGHDVLLGGVVAAKDSKKPRVAPMKPSAVHKWIKANSDHAQLECVKAALALQKHLSKKEATALIFDSGPDDTQAVGGMCFLAWEDPQMVWESANHAEEYAYNGGDVMEAVARKTLQLDKELTDGDLSQLVVELKAYINGWHLFERLMSHFPQQE; encoded by the coding sequence ATGGAAACAGCAGAAATCAGGCCTGCGCGCTCTCAAGCACGCAGCCTTCCTTCCCTGCCCGAGATCTCATCCGAGGTCCCGGCCTCGCTTCAACGGGCCAACACCCGCTCTCAGATCCTTGCGCGCCTCGTCCTGGCAGCAGAAGCCCACGGGCTGAAGTTGCCTGGCGGCCCGTTTGCGCAAGTGAACGACGTGCTGACCCAGCAATGGGCCCAGTACTGCGATGCAGTCTCTCCTGAACTGGGAAGGCTGTTGCTGGGTGAGCCAGAAATCCTCGTCAGTGATGATTTGCTGGATGTCGTGATCAACGCGCGTCCTGACATCAACACGTTCTTCATGAAGGCCGTGGTTGAGACGCTTGAAAAGGTGGCTGCAGGGTTGGGTTGGTTTGTCGTGTCTGTGCTGCAAAGCGCACGCGGCTCCGGCTTCGCCTTCTATGACCTGACGGTCGTGAGCTACCACCTCGAGTCCCGCTTCTGGGATCTGGATGAGTTCACCGATGAATGCTATGCGAGCCACCTCCTCATGGAGGAGGGCGATCGCGAGTACGGTGACGATTCCAAACCGACAGAAGACGATATGGCCAGGCTGCGTGAGCAGTACCAGTTCTGGCCCTCGCAGATCTTGGAAGCAGCCGGTGGTCATGACGTCTTGCTCGGCGGCGTTGTCGCTGCCAAAGACAGCAAGAAGCCGCGCGTGGCGCCTATGAAGCCCAGCGCGGTTCACAAGTGGATCAAGGCGAACTCAGACCATGCCCAGCTGGAGTGTGTGAAGGCGGCGCTTGCGCTGCAAAAGCACCTGTCGAAGAAAGAGGCCACGGCGCTCATCTTCGATTCCGGCCCGGATGACACCCAAGCCGTCGGCGGCATGTGTTTTCTTGCATGGGAAGACCCTCAAATGGTCTGGGAGTCAGCCAACCACGCAGAGGAGTACGCCTACAACGGCGGCGACGTCATGGAAGCAGTGGCGCGCAAAACACTTCAACTTGACAAAGAACTCACCGACGGCGACCTGTCGCAGCTGGTGGTCGAACTCAAGGCATACATCAACGGATGGCATCTGTTCGAGAGACTGATGTCGCACTTCCCTCAACAGGAATGA
- a CDS encoding PRTRC system protein C encodes MKTITLTRKFTYNSLTLPDPNVGMSTDAVKEFYALQYPELNNALIEGPVTANGVMTYQFLRAAGAKGRAPVAVKTEGSDARAVLNLAMGGDGASSTMPTDEELADQARFSRALGAVVRSKGGRAVSLPSASFGIWG; translated from the coding sequence ATGAAAACGATCACGCTTACCCGCAAGTTCACCTACAACTCGCTGACCTTGCCCGACCCCAACGTGGGTATGTCAACGGATGCTGTGAAAGAGTTCTACGCTCTGCAGTATCCGGAACTCAACAACGCATTGATTGAAGGCCCTGTCACAGCCAATGGTGTGATGACCTATCAGTTCTTGCGTGCAGCAGGCGCGAAGGGCCGTGCCCCTGTGGCGGTCAAGACGGAAGGCAGCGATGCCCGCGCGGTCTTGAACCTCGCCATGGGTGGTGATGGTGCTTCGAGCACGATGCCCACGGACGAAGAACTGGCCGACCAGGCTCGTTTCAGTCGTGCCCTGGGTGCTGTGGTCCGCTCCAAAGGCGGTCGTGCAGTGAGCTTGCCATCCGCATCCTTCGGGATCTGGGGCTGA